The Humulus lupulus chromosome 4, drHumLupu1.1, whole genome shotgun sequence genome has a window encoding:
- the LOC133830609 gene encoding uncharacterized protein LOC133830609 isoform X3, whose translation MNCSQEIDYLQDHLNARNTEVNCLEEHVRYLELKLADMEILQKIVGRLREELKRSNSECLFLIQELENKEVELHNSSLSIENLRESISSITLDSQCEIESMKLDIVALEQNCFQAEKVQEEAVQEKTRMNQLIQKLEGQFQDAQKIIEQLELENKELREKLETSETNFRTFWQKLEKQFAKDASQVNVKPLFNELESKFTVSEEMSTCEEVISSLISNLEMLLGPSEDIMEKMETMSKQIEEYELIVKQLKEELREEKLKAKDEAEDLAQEMAELRYHITGLLEEERERRACIEQASLHRIAELEAQNKEDPWMLSNILMEHRSLMTCQCE comes from the exons ATGAACTGCTCTCAAGAAATTG ATTACCTACAGGATCATCTAAATGCAAGAAACACGGAGGTAAACTGTCTGGAAGAGCATGTACGCTACCTTGAATTGAAATTAGCAGACATGGAAATTTTACAGAAGATAGTTGGAAGGTTAAGGGAGGAactgaagaggtccaactcagaGTGCTTGTTCTTGATACAGGAACTAGAAAACAAAGAAGTGGAATTACATAATTCATCTTTGTCCATAGAAAATTTACGGGAGTCGATTTCATCTATAACATTAGACTCCCAATGTGAAATAGAGAGCATGAAGCTAGATATTGTGGCCTTGGAGCAGAATTGCTTTCAAGCTGAGAAAGTACAGGAAGAAGCTGTCCAAGAAAAAACTAGAATGAATCAGTTGATTCAAAAGCTTGAGGGTCAATTTCAGGATGCTCAGAAAATTATTGAACAACTAGAATTGGAAAATAAAGAGCTACGGGAAAAGCTTGAGACATCAGAAACAAATTTTAGGACATTTTGGCAAAAGCTTGAAAAACAGTTTGCAAAGGATGCATCTCAAGTCAATGTAAAACCATTGTTTAATGAACTAGAGAGCAAATTCACTGTGTCAGAAGAAATGAG CACTTGTGAAGAAGTCATAAGTTCGCTGATTTCAAACCTTGAAATGCTTCTGGGGCCAAGTGAAGATATTATGGAGAAAATGGAAACTATGTCAAAGCAAATTGAAGAATACGAGCTTATTGTGAAGCAACTAAAG GAAGAGCTGAGAGAAGAAAAGTTGAAAGCAAAAGATGAAGCAGAGGATCTAGCTCAAGAAATGGCTGAGCTTAGGTACCATATTACCGGCTTGCTAGAAGAAGAGCGTGAACGCCGTGCTTGCATTGAACAGGCATCTCTACATAGAATTGCTGAATTAGAGGCGCAG AACAAGGAAGACCCTTGGATGCTGTCAAACATCTTGATGGAGCATAGGAGTCTGATGACATGTCAATGTGAGTGA
- the LOC133830609 gene encoding uncharacterized protein LOC133830609 isoform X1, protein MSSHGRSQSENSFDVEELLEIGTRCRELRKEKDKLKESQSQSFKLIRRLENHVTSLSTARTEDKKHIETLEKELMNCSQEIDYLQDHLNARNTEVNCLEEHVRYLELKLADMEILQKIVGRLREELKRSNSECLFLIQELENKEVELHNSSLSIENLRESISSITLDSQCEIESMKLDIVALEQNCFQAEKVQEEAVQEKTRMNQLIQKLEGQFQDAQKIIEQLELENKELREKLETSETNFRTFWQKLEKQFAKDASQVNVKPLFNELESKFTVSEEMSTCEEVISSLISNLEMLLGPSEDIMEKMETMSKQIEEYELIVKQLKEELREEKLKAKDEAEDLAQEMAELRYHITGLLEEERERRACIEQASLHRIAELEAQNKEDPWMLSNILMEHRSLMTCQCE, encoded by the exons ATGTCTAGCCACGGCAGGAGTCAAAGTGAAAACTCTTTTGATGTCGAAGAACTATTAGAGATTGGAACGAGATGTAGAGAG CTAAGAAAAGAGAAAGACAAGTTGAAAGAGTCACAATCACAAAGCTTCAAATTAATCAGG CGACTAGAAAATCATGTGACTTCATTATCGACAGCCCGTACAGAGGACAAGAAGCACATTGAAACATTAGAGAAAGAGCTCATGAACTGCTCTCAAGAAATTG ATTACCTACAGGATCATCTAAATGCAAGAAACACGGAGGTAAACTGTCTGGAAGAGCATGTACGCTACCTTGAATTGAAATTAGCAGACATGGAAATTTTACAGAAGATAGTTGGAAGGTTAAGGGAGGAactgaagaggtccaactcagaGTGCTTGTTCTTGATACAGGAACTAGAAAACAAAGAAGTGGAATTACATAATTCATCTTTGTCCATAGAAAATTTACGGGAGTCGATTTCATCTATAACATTAGACTCCCAATGTGAAATAGAGAGCATGAAGCTAGATATTGTGGCCTTGGAGCAGAATTGCTTTCAAGCTGAGAAAGTACAGGAAGAAGCTGTCCAAGAAAAAACTAGAATGAATCAGTTGATTCAAAAGCTTGAGGGTCAATTTCAGGATGCTCAGAAAATTATTGAACAACTAGAATTGGAAAATAAAGAGCTACGGGAAAAGCTTGAGACATCAGAAACAAATTTTAGGACATTTTGGCAAAAGCTTGAAAAACAGTTTGCAAAGGATGCATCTCAAGTCAATGTAAAACCATTGTTTAATGAACTAGAGAGCAAATTCACTGTGTCAGAAGAAATGAG CACTTGTGAAGAAGTCATAAGTTCGCTGATTTCAAACCTTGAAATGCTTCTGGGGCCAAGTGAAGATATTATGGAGAAAATGGAAACTATGTCAAAGCAAATTGAAGAATACGAGCTTATTGTGAAGCAACTAAAG GAAGAGCTGAGAGAAGAAAAGTTGAAAGCAAAAGATGAAGCAGAGGATCTAGCTCAAGAAATGGCTGAGCTTAGGTACCATATTACCGGCTTGCTAGAAGAAGAGCGTGAACGCCGTGCTTGCATTGAACAGGCATCTCTACATAGAATTGCTGAATTAGAGGCGCAG AACAAGGAAGACCCTTGGATGCTGTCAAACATCTTGATGGAGCATAGGAGTCTGATGACATGTCAATGTGAGTGA
- the LOC133830609 gene encoding uncharacterized protein LOC133830609 isoform X2 — MSSHGRSQSENSFDVEELLEIGTRCRELRKEKDKLKESQSQSFKLIRRLENHVTSLSTARTEDKKHIETLEKELMNCSQEIDYLQDHLNARNTEVNCLEEHVRYLELKLADMEILQKIVGRLREELKRSNSECLFLIQELENKEVELHNSSLSIENLRESISSITLDSQCEIESMKLDIVALEQNCFQAEKVQEEAVQEKTRMNQLIQKLEGQFQDAQKIIEQLELENKELREKLETSETNFRTFWQKLEKQFAKDASQVNVKPLFNELESKFTVSEEMSTCEEVISSLISNLEMLLGPSEDIMEKMETMSKQIEEYELIVKQLKEELREEKLKAKDEAEDLAQEMAELRYHITGLLEEERERRACIEQASLHRIAELEAQLKKEQGRPLDAVKHLDGA, encoded by the exons ATGTCTAGCCACGGCAGGAGTCAAAGTGAAAACTCTTTTGATGTCGAAGAACTATTAGAGATTGGAACGAGATGTAGAGAG CTAAGAAAAGAGAAAGACAAGTTGAAAGAGTCACAATCACAAAGCTTCAAATTAATCAGG CGACTAGAAAATCATGTGACTTCATTATCGACAGCCCGTACAGAGGACAAGAAGCACATTGAAACATTAGAGAAAGAGCTCATGAACTGCTCTCAAGAAATTG ATTACCTACAGGATCATCTAAATGCAAGAAACACGGAGGTAAACTGTCTGGAAGAGCATGTACGCTACCTTGAATTGAAATTAGCAGACATGGAAATTTTACAGAAGATAGTTGGAAGGTTAAGGGAGGAactgaagaggtccaactcagaGTGCTTGTTCTTGATACAGGAACTAGAAAACAAAGAAGTGGAATTACATAATTCATCTTTGTCCATAGAAAATTTACGGGAGTCGATTTCATCTATAACATTAGACTCCCAATGTGAAATAGAGAGCATGAAGCTAGATATTGTGGCCTTGGAGCAGAATTGCTTTCAAGCTGAGAAAGTACAGGAAGAAGCTGTCCAAGAAAAAACTAGAATGAATCAGTTGATTCAAAAGCTTGAGGGTCAATTTCAGGATGCTCAGAAAATTATTGAACAACTAGAATTGGAAAATAAAGAGCTACGGGAAAAGCTTGAGACATCAGAAACAAATTTTAGGACATTTTGGCAAAAGCTTGAAAAACAGTTTGCAAAGGATGCATCTCAAGTCAATGTAAAACCATTGTTTAATGAACTAGAGAGCAAATTCACTGTGTCAGAAGAAATGAG CACTTGTGAAGAAGTCATAAGTTCGCTGATTTCAAACCTTGAAATGCTTCTGGGGCCAAGTGAAGATATTATGGAGAAAATGGAAACTATGTCAAAGCAAATTGAAGAATACGAGCTTATTGTGAAGCAACTAAAG GAAGAGCTGAGAGAAGAAAAGTTGAAAGCAAAAGATGAAGCAGAGGATCTAGCTCAAGAAATGGCTGAGCTTAGGTACCATATTACCGGCTTGCTAGAAGAAGAGCGTGAACGCCGTGCTTGCATTGAACAGGCATCTCTACATAGAATTGCTGAATTAGAGGCGCAG CTTAAAAAAGAACAAGGAAGACCCTTGGATGCTGTCAAACATCTTGATGGAGCATAG